In one Plasmodium brasilianum strain Bolivian I chromosome Unknown PB_00_13, whole genome shotgun sequence genomic region, the following are encoded:
- a CDS encoding fam-l protein — protein sequence MEKKMMILLHIKIYAFILLSWTYHSENDISIFKMSEFDNYQIEKKIDTSTYRILAKYKQDKDSCDVYLQEYIPKYESNKKRYISNNEEKTPETKKQSNGSASVNEGGHKQHVKNKSFMFETEAYSRIERKIFKELDYLDFLQNNRTITNKFFRKIIFKKYKLRICLPLFLFFFLSFSIILDFSCGYGIIRGLLEILNTTLEIGWSKPLRAFLRNLNLDFLWYNDTVNVMKSGN from the exons atggaaaaaaaaatgatgatacttttacatattaaaatttatgcgTTTATACTTTTATCCTGGACATACCATTCTGAAAATGACATa agTATATTTAAGATGTCAGAGTTTGATAACTACCagattgaaaaaaaaatagatacaAGCACATATAGGAtactagcaaaatataaacaagaTAAGGATTCATGTGATGTATATTTACAAGAATATATACCAAAATATGaatcaaacaaaaaaaggtaCATATCTAACAATGAAGAAAAAACCCCAGAAACAAAAAAGCAGTCCAATGGAAGCGCATCAGTGAATGAAGGAGGTCATAAGCAACatgtgaaaaataaatcatttatGTTTGAAACAGAAGCATATTCTCGtatagaaagaaaaatattcaaagaattAGATTACTTAGATTTTCTTCAAAACAACAGAACTATTACTAATAAGTTTttcagaaaaataatatttaaaaaatacaaactaCGAATTTGTTTAcctttattcttattcttttttttatcattctcAATAATATTAGATTTTTCTTGTGGTTATGGAATTATTCGGGGGTTgttagaaatattaaatacaaCACTAGAAATAGGATGGTCAAAACCCTTACGTGCTTTCTTGCGGAACCTAAATTTAGACTTTTTGTGGTATAATGATACGGTTAATGTTATGAAAAGTGGAAATTGA
- a CDS encoding fam-m protein, whose product MEHKIKLFLFIKIYAFIGLTCICDLSNNGKFNKYFFDNYNNDRKLGIRKYRLLAKYKLDKDSNISLLKGDSINNERCKKNYVSSSEKWANENNKKINRNLLNKAQYYTEVVDYDSGMFDGKHFHFEKKWIKKKDYENFVEKKRRIGDIALKKIKLRSYSFGVAQFFIFFLLGVGLSILPTFPFWSSMKNNIESIPLFGELYKYMEKLGKNEQFYIYLALFSVIIITLSVMLIIGLYKILRNNEKYNKIKLMTE is encoded by the exons ATGgaacataaaattaagttattcttatttattaaaatatatgctttCATAGGTTTAACTTGTATATGTGATCTTAGCAATAAc gGAAAGTTTAACAAATATTTCTTTGACAACTACAATAATGATAGAAAATTAGGTATAAGAAAATATCGATtattagcaaaatataaactaGATAAGGATTCAAATATTTCGCTTTTAAAAGGGGAttcaataaataatgaaaggtgcaaaaaaaattatgtatctAGTAGTGAAAAATGGGCCAAcgaaaataacaaaaaaattaatagaaatttattaaataaggcGCAATATTATACAGAAGTTGTGGATTATGATAGTGGAATGTTCGATGGaaaacatttccattttgaaaaaaaatggatcaaaaaaaaagattatgaaaattttgttgaaaaaaaaaggagaattgGTGAtatagctttaaaaaaaataaaattgagaAGTTACAGTTTTGGAGTTgctcaattttttatttttttcttattaggTGTGGGATTATCAATATTACCAACATTCCCATTTTGGAGTAGTATGAAGAATAATATTGAAAGTATCCCATTATTTGGTgaattgtataaatatatggaaaagttggggaaaaatgaacaattttatatatatctagcATTATTTAgcgtaattattattacgtTATCAGTTATGCTTATTATTGGATTATACAAGAtcttaagaaataatgaaaaatataataaaattaaattaatgacGGAGTAA
- a CDS encoding fam-l protein, giving the protein MNLILFIIIVGFFLLTFICQFYDDFNTFNKYLEEKHNFGIKMDRRNYRLLEKCSHNKLSRSVRLMQQLPNNGIREKNDTSYYEMGVARQMNLSNRALSKDEEDNKQSMKNKTCIFETKKYSHLEKKIFKELDYMDFLKRNRTISDKVYKKIILKKYGLRYALPLLIFVMLLISLILDYSCSYGIKRWLFKVLNILSPSWFKNLHTFLRTFYLGSFFKFMKEVKKTVTSSGGGTSKTVKIITESYVSSFMIFLIYVLAFIILGTIVILAIIYYHKKVKKFEKIRFRKR; this is encoded by the exons atgaatttaattctatttattataattgtcgggtttttccttttaacttttatttGCCAATTTTATGATGATTTc aataCGTTTAACAAATATTTGGAAGAAAAGCACAATTTTGGTATAAAAATGGATAGAAGAAATTATCGATTATTGGAAAAGTGTTCGCATAATAAACTTTCAAGAAGTGTAAGATTAATGCAACAGTTACCAAATAATGGAATAcgagaaaaaaatgatacatCTTATTACGAAATGGGCGTCGCAAGACAAATGAATCTGTCAAATAGAGCTTTATCaaaagatgaagaagatAATAAACAGtctatgaaaaataaaacttgtatatttgaaacaaaaaaatattcccatttagaaaaaaaaatattcaaagaattGGATTATATGGATTTTCTTAAAAGGAACAGGACAATTAGTGATAAggtttacaaaaaaataatacttaaaaaatacgGATTACGATATGCTTTACCtctattaatatttgtaatGTTATTAATATCACTTATATTGGATTATTCATGTTCTTACGGAATTAAAAGATGGTTGTTCAAGGTATTGAATATCTTATCACCTAGTTGGTTCAAGAACTTACATACATTTCTGAGAACTTTTTATTTAGGTAGTTTCTTCAAGTTTAtgaaagaagtaaaaaaaacgGTAACGTCTAGTGGTGGTGGTACTAGTAAGACTGTCAAGATCATAACTGAATCTTATGTAAGCAGTTTTAtgatttttctaatttatgtATTAGCTTTCATTATATTAGGTACCATAGTTATATTAGCGATTATATActaccataaaaaagttaagaaatttgaaaaaattaggTTCAGGAAAAGATAA
- a CDS encoding fam-l protein, with translation MEKKIKLLLFFKIYSFIFLSWICYLYNYRVMHNKILPKCHTNHQKLYARNYRLLAKYKKNKASSIVCLKEGIPNGVNDEKDIYNNDKWATEKRKLSNGNLSQGARVHKKDVINKSCIFETKKYSYIERKIFKELDYENFIKNNKTISNKVYKKIIRKKLGSLLSSPILFLFFLLSIGLILDVSANCGFIYGITKLLNLFVSGWFRTLNNMLNSSYIKWIFQPLKKVPELLKKSEKVRGTFIDAGKAEGYNYAPVFFGYLIYVIPFIILGITLILGVFYYHKKVKKYEVIKLRKR, from the exons atggaaaaaaaaattaagttactgttattctttaaaatttatagttttatctttttaagttggatatgttatttatataattatagg GTTATGCATAACAAAATTTTGCCTAAATGCCATACAAATcatcaaaaattatatgcacGAAATTATCGATTATtggcaaaatataaaaagaataaggCTTCAAGTATTGTATGTTTAAAAGAAGGGATACCAAATGGAGTAAACgatgaaaaagatatatataataatgataaatgggcaacagaaaaaaggaaattatcAAATGGAAATTTATCACAAGGTGCAAGAGTCCACAAAAAAGATGTAATAAATAAGTCTtgtatatttgaaacaaaaaaatattcctatatagaaagaaaaatattcaagGAACTTGATTATgagaattttattaaaaacaataagACAATCAGTAATAaagtttacaaaaaaataatacgaaaaaaattgGGATCACTACTGAGTTCACCTATcctctttttgttttttttgctatCAATAGGACTTATATTAGATGTATCCGCAAATTGTGGGTTTATATATGGGATTACTAAGTTATTGAATTTATTTGTAAGTGGATGGTTCCGTACCTTAAATAATATGCTGAATTCttcttatataaaatggATATTCCAGCCTTTGAAAAAAGTACCAGAACTTCTAAAGAAGAGTGAGAAAGTTAGGGGAACATTTATTGATGCTGGGAAGGCAGAAGGATATAATTATGCGCCGGTTTTTTTTGGTTATCTAATCTATGTTAtaccttttattatattaggTATCACACTTATATTAGGAGTTTTttattaccataaaaaagttaagaaATATGAAGTAATTAAATTgaggaaaagataa